From the Oxalobacter vibrioformis genome, the window TTTTTCTGCCCGTTGTCGCTCAGCGGGAACAGGCATTCTTTAACGGGCTTTAACGCATATTGAAAAAGCGGCATGGTTCAGGCGTTTTCTTTCAGGTCAGGCTTGCCTGTAACACCTGGCCAGTGGCGCAGGCAAAATAAAAGGCACCTGACGTGCCTTTTATTGTGGCATACCTGCCGGATTACTGGTAGGCAACCAGCGCCGTTTTCATCTTCTTCATGGCAGCGGTTTCGATCTGGCGAATACGCTCGGCAGATACTCCGAATTCCTCTGCGAGGGTATGCAGGGTTGCACCGGAACCCTCATCGTTGGCAAGCCAGCGTGCCTCAATGATACGGCGGGAACGCGGATCCAGTTTGCCCAGCGCCTCTTCCAGTCCTTCGGATTGAAGCCGTTCCGTTTCAAGCGTTTCCAGTACCCTGGTCGGCTCGTTTTCTTCCGATGAAAGATAGGAAATGGGCGCAAAGCTTTCGTCGTCATCGTCAGTTGGCGGTTCCAGCGCAATGTCACGGCCATTCATGCGGGTTTCCATTTCCAGCACTTCCTCCCGTTTGACATTGAGTTTTTTTGCCAGAGAGTCGATTTGTGCTTCATTCATGGTTTCACTGCCATTGCGGTGGCTGCGCAGATTGAAGAAGAGCTTGCGCTGGGCCTTGGTTGTGGCAACCTTGACCATACGCCAGTTTTTCAGGATGTACTCATGAATTTCTGCCTTGATCCAGTGAATGGCGTAGGAAACCAGGCGTACTCCCATAGTGGGATCAAAACGCTTGACTGCTTTCATCAGGCCGATATTGCCTTCCTGGATCAGGTCGGCATGCGGCAGGCCATAGCCCAGATAGCCACGGGCAACGGAGGCAACCAGCCTCAGATGTGACAGCACCAGTTCCTGTGCGGCAGCCAGATCATTGTGTTCACGATAACGCTCGGCCAGTGAAGTCTCCTGCTCATGCGTGAGCATCGGCAGGCGGTTGACTTCTGCGATGTAGGCTTCAATATTGCCCAGAGCGCCGGTAAAACCAAGAGCCAAAAAATGATTGTTCGCCGGCATCAATGCAGATGGTGCGGATGCGGTCATGCTTCCCCCTTAACTTTTTCCAAGGTGAGTGAATTAAATTGTTTTTCCATACCCTCTATTTTAGCACTCTTTGAGAGAGAGTGCTAACGGGCGCATGCGTTTTAAAGACGGGCGCAAGGCCTAGGGTCAGGACTCATTAATTAGCCTGCTGCAAAGCGACTTTTCCCCGTCTGCCAGTGTTGTCGGGTCAAAATCGACCTCGCCGTATGTCCAATACGCCTTCGTCTGATTTTGCCCCGACGCCTTGACAGACAGGAAAAATCCACTTTTCGCCCACGGCAAATCAATGAGTCCTGACCCAAGTGAAATCAGGATAAAACAGGATGTCCGGATGGGTTTGAGACGCCGCAAGAAAAGCGGCTTTTTCCCTGAAAATCAATGGCTTTTGCGAATGAGGCCAATCAGCTCATGCGGCCCAGGTGGCGATTGACCGAAAAAAGCGCGCCTATCCAGCCCAAAGCGGCACTGATCAGGAGCAGGGACACTGAAACAAGCGGATTGGGCGGCGCCAGTTGCAGATCAGATGCGTAAAGGCGGGCAAGGTCTGCAATGACGTTGTTCAAGGGATACAGGGCCAATACGACAATACCCAGCGCCAAAGCGCCTGAAAAAAGTCCGAGCAGGATGCCCGTGTAATAAAAAGGACGCCGGATGTAGGAACGGGTGGCGCCAACCATTCGGGTCAGGGTGATCTCATCAATCCGTGTGAGCACCTGGAGACGGATGGTATTGAAAATGACGGCAATGACGACAACACCCAGCGTGATGCCGAGAAAGAGAATACACATCCGGACTACACGGACAAATGCGGCAAGGCGTTTTATCCAGGCGGAATCTATCTGGACTTTTTGCACATGGGGAAGTCCTTCCAGCTGTCGGGCAATGTTTTCAATATGCAGTGCAAAACGCGGGTCGCCATCATTACGGGCAATGCGGATAAGGTATCCGTCCGGTAGTGGGTTTCGGCCCAGTGTCTTGACGATGTCGGTAATGCCTTCTTTTTGCTGCAGGATCTGCAGCGCTTTTTCCTTGGGAATGAAAACAACCTGGTTGCTGCGCTCATCGGAATAAAGGATACGGCGGATGGGTTGTTCGAGTGCCTGTGCATCTTCACGGGAAACCTCAAGATTCAGAAAAATACTGATTTCAGGTTCAACGGCCATCCGGCCTGTCAGTGTCTGGAGATTTTCCAGCAGGGTGACACCGGCAAACGGCAGAGCCAGCGTCATGGACAGGACGAGAATATTGAAAAAAGAATTGCCGGGTGCACGCCGCAATTGGGCAAAGGCGTCACCGATGGCGAAAAAATGCTGTCTGAACCAGTTACTCATGGTCTTCCCGTCTGAGGCCTGACGCGCTGCTCGGATTTGATCAGCCGCCCCTGTTTCAGATAAATAATCCGGTTTGCCCGCTCAAGCAACTGGCCATCATGTGTTGCGATAATACAGGTGACACCTGCCGACTGGAAAAAGCTGATGGCATCAATGACCTTGACGGCGCTTTCCCGATCCAGATTGGTGGTCGGTTCATCTGCCAGGATGATTTTTGGCTTGTTGACGATCGCCCGGGCAACCGCTACCCGCTGCTGTTCGCCCCCAGACAGGGTTTGCGGACGAAACCAGGCGCGATCTGCCAGGTCAACCTTGTCCAGGGCTGCGTTGGCGCGGGCTTCTGCTTCAGCTCTTGATGTGCCGGTTACGATCAGTGGCAGCATGACATTGTCCAGGATGGTTCTGTCTTCAAGCAGTGCCTGCTGTTGCAGGACAAGTCCCAGGTTCTGGCGCAAAGAAGCAATGCCCGCCGGTCTCAGGTTGGCAATATCCTGTCCATTGACGGTAAGTGTGCCGTCATCCGGTTTTTCGATGGCGGCGATCATTTTGAGCAGCGTGGATTTGCCTGCGCCGGAGGGACCGGTCAGAAACACCATTTCTCCCGGCTGGATGGAGAAGGTGATATTGCTGACAGCAGTGATATCACCCGGATAAAAACGGGAAACATCAAAAAATTCGATCATGGCAGACATGTTTTGCGGTTCAGTTCAATAACGCTCGCGTAAATTCCTCGGCAACAAAAGGTTGCAGATCTTCAATTTTCTCACCCACACCGATAAAGTAAACCGGAATGGGACGGACTTTGGCAATGGCAGCGAGAATGCCTCCCTTTGCCGTGCCATCCAGTTTGGTGACGATCAGTCCGGTGAGGGTGAGCGCCTCATCAAATGCCCTTACCTGTGCCAGCGCATTCTGTCCGGTATTACCGTCGATCACCAGAAGCACTTCATGCGGTGCGGATGTTTCGCCTTTCCCGATGACGCGTTGGACTTTTTTCAGCTCTTCCATCAGATGCAGTTGCGTGGGCAGACGGCCAGCCGTATCCACCATGACAACATCGATACCTTTTGCCTTGGCAGATTGTACCGCATCAAAGGCAACCGCAGCCGGGTCACCCGATTCCTGTGCAATGACCGTAATCTGGTTGCGGTCACCCCAGATGGCCAGCTGTTCCCGGGCTGCGGCCCGGAAGGTATCTCCTGCAGCAAGCAGTACCGTTTGGCCATGTGCCTGAAGATGGCGGGCCAGCTTGCCGATGGTTGTGGTTTTGCCTGCGCCGTTGACGCCAGCAATCATCATGACCAGTGGCTGGTGACGGCCGATTTCAAGACGTTTCTCAAGTGGTTTGAGCATATCGGTCAGGAGTTCCCGCAGGGCGTTACGAATGTCTTCCGGTCGTGACAGACGCTCCCGGCCGACTTTCTCCCGAAGGTCATAAAGAAGCTGTTCCGTAGCCTCAATACCGGCGTCCGATGTCAAGAGCGCCATTTCCAGTTCATCGTACAGGTCGTCATCCAGCATGACGGTGCCGAAAATATTGAGATTGGCTGAGGTTTTGGATAAACCGTCTTTAAGCCGATCAAACCATGAGCGATTTTCTGCCGGATGTTCTTGGCTTGGCGGCGCGCTTGTGGCAGTATCAGGAACGTGAGTTTCAGTTTGTGGGCTTGGTGCAGCGGGATTCTCTGTTGTTTCCGGTGTGGAAGGTGTGTCTGTTTTTGCCTCATCGGAGGCATTTGTTTCGGTTTTTTTTCGAAAAAAGCTGAACATGGATGCGCAATATACTGTAATCACTAAAAAGACAGCAAAGGCCGTTTTGCTGTCTGACAATAATCATCATTTTAGCAGAGCCGGCACTATGAAATTTCAAAATATTCTGATGGGCCTTTTATTTTTTGTGCTGGGTATGTCAGGTACCGTGTCCGCACAGGAAGCGAAAGACATTACGCTTGAAAACGGGATGAAAATCATTGTCCGGGAAGATACCCGTTCGCCGGTTGTGGTGCATATGGTCTGGTACAAGGCCGGCTCCATGGATGAGACCAGCGGGACAACCGGTGTGGCACACGTGCTGGAGCACATGATGTTCAAGGGGACAAAAAAATACGGACAGGGTGAATTCAGCCGGATGGTGGCGTCACTTGGTGGGCGTGACAATGCGTTTACCGGCAGGGATTACACCGCTTACTTTCAGCAGATCCAGAACAGCCAGCTTGAACGGATGATGGAACTGGAAGCTGACAGGATGCAAAGTCTCCTGTTGACCACGGAAGAATTTGGCAAGGAAATCAAGGTTGTCATGGAGGAAAGACGTCTGCGTACGGAAGACCAGCCGGCATCGCTTCTGGATGAAGCGGTATATGCCGCAGCATTTGTGGCACACCCGTATCACTGGCCGATCATCGGATGGATGAACGACCTGGAAAACATGACAGCGGCTGATGCGAAAAACTGGTACGAGCGCTGGTATGCGCCGAACAATGCCACCATGGTCGTGGTGGGTGATGTCAGGGCCGCGGACGTATTTGCCCTGGCAAAAAAACATTTCGGGAATATTCCTGCCCGTGAGGTGATCCCGAG encodes:
- a CDS encoding M16 family metallopeptidase translates to MKFQNILMGLLFFVLGMSGTVSAQEAKDITLENGMKIIVREDTRSPVVVHMVWYKAGSMDETSGTTGVAHVLEHMMFKGTKKYGQGEFSRMVASLGGRDNAFTGRDYTAYFQQIQNSQLERMMELEADRMQSLLLTTEEFGKEIKVVMEERRLRTEDQPASLLDEAVYAAAFVAHPYHWPIIGWMNDLENMTAADAKNWYERWYAPNNATMVVVGDVRAADVFALAKKHFGNIPAREVIPSRPQTEPKQQGIRRVTVKAPAENPMVVLAFKVPSLRDIENDRDVYALDVLSAILDGYDNARLSARLVRKDKVASSVAAGYATPSRGPALFTLAAVPLGRTETPELEKRLRAEVARIAREGVSQAELERVKMQIISSQIYKRDSLFGQALEIGVLEMTGIGYRQMDRVIEKLKEVTSDDVQSVASRYFGDDTLTVGTLVPLPLDHNKKPPQAPLRH
- the ftsY gene encoding signal recognition particle-docking protein FtsY — encoded protein: MFSFFRKKTETNASDEAKTDTPSTPETTENPAAPSPQTETHVPDTATSAPPSQEHPAENRSWFDRLKDGLSKTSANLNIFGTVMLDDDLYDELEMALLTSDAGIEATEQLLYDLREKVGRERLSRPEDIRNALRELLTDMLKPLEKRLEIGRHQPLVMMIAGVNGAGKTTTIGKLARHLQAHGQTVLLAAGDTFRAAAREQLAIWGDRNQITVIAQESGDPAAVAFDAVQSAKAKGIDVVMVDTAGRLPTQLHLMEELKKVQRVIGKGETSAPHEVLLVIDGNTGQNALAQVRAFDEALTLTGLIVTKLDGTAKGGILAAIAKVRPIPVYFIGVGEKIEDLQPFVAEEFTRALLN
- the rpoH gene encoding RNA polymerase sigma factor RpoH translates to MTASAPSALMPANNHFLALGFTGALGNIEAYIAEVNRLPMLTHEQETSLAERYREHNDLAAAQELVLSHLRLVASVARGYLGYGLPHADLIQEGNIGLMKAVKRFDPTMGVRLVSYAIHWIKAEIHEYILKNWRMVKVATTKAQRKLFFNLRSHRNGSETMNEAQIDSLAKKLNVKREEVLEMETRMNGRDIALEPPTDDDDESFAPISYLSSEENEPTRVLETLETERLQSEGLEEALGKLDPRSRRIIEARWLANDEGSGATLHTLAEEFGVSAERIRQIETAAMKKMKTALVAYQ
- a CDS encoding cell division protein FtsX, which codes for MSNWFRQHFFAIGDAFAQLRRAPGNSFFNILVLSMTLALPFAGVTLLENLQTLTGRMAVEPEISIFLNLEVSREDAQALEQPIRRILYSDERSNQVVFIPKEKALQILQQKEGITDIVKTLGRNPLPDGYLIRIARNDGDPRFALHIENIARQLEGLPHVQKVQIDSAWIKRLAAFVRVVRMCILFLGITLGVVVIAVIFNTIRLQVLTRIDEITLTRMVGATRSYIRRPFYYTGILLGLFSGALALGIVVLALYPLNNVIADLARLYASDLQLAPPNPLVSVSLLLISAALGWIGALFSVNRHLGRMS
- a CDS encoding cell division ATP-binding protein FtsE, with protein sequence MIEFFDVSRFYPGDITAVSNITFSIQPGEMVFLTGPSGAGKSTLLKMIAAIEKPDDGTLTVNGQDIANLRPAGIASLRQNLGLVLQQQALLEDRTILDNVMLPLIVTGTSRAEAEARANAALDKVDLADRAWFRPQTLSGGEQQRVAVARAIVNKPKIILADEPTTNLDRESAVKVIDAISFFQSAGVTCIIATHDGQLLERANRIIYLKQGRLIKSEQRVRPQTGRP